GCAGCTCGGCTTCGATCCGCTTCGTTCCGATGTGTGGACGGATCCTGCGCTTAGCGAGCCGAACAAATTCACCGATTATTTCGGACCCGGCATCTTCGATATTCTATCGGAGGTAAAAGATGAGATTGAAGGTGTAAATATCAACGAGAAAACACCGACGATCTCCGATGCCTTCAAGACATCGATTCTAGTACGAACGCTCCTTGATAAGGAAGACCCTGCTAAAGTGCTTCAAGACGCTGCCGGTCAGCTGAAGTAACAGATGCTTTCAAGGTATCACCAACCTGGAGGCTGGTGATACCTTGCTTTCGAAAGGAGGACCAGTAATGGCACATCATTCACAGGTTTCGGCAGCAAGCGCCGAGAAACCGAAAGCTTCGGCAATGGCCGGACTGCTGTATAACCGGAAGATAACCCCTTACCTTTTTGTCCTGCCATTCCTGCTATCTTTTGCCGTTTTCTTCGCCTACCCGGTACTATCCGCCATCAATATGAGCTTTCAGTCGGTACTGCCGGGACAGGTCAAATATATCGGATTGGCCAATTACAAGGATCTTTGGAATCCTACTTTTTTGAAGGCGATTATCAACAGCACCAAATACACCTTTTATTCCATTATGATCCTCATCCCGATTCCATTGATCCTGGCCGTTTTCTTAAACTCTAAGGTGATGGTGGCCAGGAACTTTTTCCGCTCTACCCTCTTTATTCCGGCGCTCACTTCCGTTGTAGTGGCAGGTACGATATTCCGGCTTGCCTTCGGTGAACTGGAAGGTTCACTTATGAACACGATCATCACATCACTCGGCTTCGAGAAGCAGCGTTGGCTCGGCAAGGAGCACCTGGCGATGTTTACGCTTGTCATACTTGCGTCCTGGCGCTGGATCGGCATCAATTTGCTGTATTTCCTGGCAGGGCTGCAGAACATCCCGAAAGAATTGTATGAGTCTGCGGAAATCGACGGCGCATCCAAGTGGGATAAATTTGCCCGGATTACGGTTCCGCTGCTCAAACCCATCTCGATTTATGTGTTTACAATAAGCATTTACGGCGGATATTCCATGTTTACAGAGAGCTTCATGCTCTGGAACGGCAACCGCTCACCGAATGACATCGGGCTTACCATCGTCGGCTACCTGTACCGGAACGGCCTCGAGCAGAACAATCTGGGCTTAGGCTCGGCCGTTGGTATCGCGCTGCTTGCCGCTATGTTTATCATTACGATCCTGCAGCTTAAACTATTCGGTATGTTCAAGAAGGAGGAGTAGCCCATGGAGACGGCAGAGAAAACCAAATGGTCGTTAAATACCATATTGCTTCTTCTCCTGTTTATCGTCTTTGCGGCGTTCGCGTTGTTCCCGCTTGTCACACTCGCGATCGCCTCCTTCAAGCCGGCGCAGGAGCTGATGCGGTTCGGGCTCAACCTCAAGCTGAGTCCGGAAATCTTTTCGTTCAAAAACTATGTCTATTTGTTTTCCGGTGAATCGCTGTACTTGACCTGGTATAAGAACAGCTTGGTAATTACGGCTGTTTTTACCATCCTCTGCATGCTGTTTTCTTCCATGGTCGGCTATGGATTGGCCGTTTATAATTTTAAATTCCGCAACCTTATCTTTGCGCTCGTGCTGGTGACGATGATGGTTCCGATCGAAATTATCATGCTCCCCCTCTACAAGCTATCCATTAATTTGAAGCTGATCAATACCATGTGGGGCGTGATCCTGCCGTTCGTCGCAGCGCCGCTGCCGATCTTCTTCTTCAGGCAGTATGCGGGCGGGCTGCCGAGGGATTTTCTGGATGCTGCGCGCGTTGACGGCACGACCGAGTTCGGAATCTATTTCCGGATCATGATGCCGCTTATGGCACCGGCGTTCTCTTCGATGGCGATCCTGCAGGCACTATTCTGCTGGAACAACTTCCTGTGGCCGCTAATCGTTCTGCGTACGACCGAGCAGCTGACGATCCCAATCGGATTGGCCACGCTGCTTACGCCGTACGGCAATAACTTTGACATGCTCATTTCAGGTGCCGTTATGGCCATCATTCCGATTCTGATCGTGTTCCTTTTCTTTCAGAAATATTTTATCGAAGGCATGACAGCCGGAGGCGTGAAAGGATAAGGATCAAATTATCTGCGGCAAAAAGGGGCTGTCCCGAAAGCCATAATAATGGCTTAAGGGATGGCCTCAGACCGTTTCCGCCCGCTTCGCCACTAACGTTGCATATTTCTGACTGTATGTATACATTCACGTATTGCCCTTAATACAATTTCCGGTTCTGAGAGTTGGGGGAAATGTCCGCTGCTGTCCGCAATGAGGTGGGTGCCGCGTTGATTTAACCGTACGAAATCCAATTGGTTTTCTTTTCGGATTGCAAAGGCGCTTTCCGGCATCATCGGCGGTTTTTTACCCCCGGATACCACAAATAGAGGAACCTCGGGAAAAGGAGCGGATTGCGCTAATTGGTTAATTGTTTCTTCTACATAATGAACCTCATTCCATTTTCGATGCGGCGAGAAGGAATCGAAGATTCCAAGCAGTTGATTGAGGCGTCGAATGAAAGGGGGTTGGGTCTCATTGATGGTGAGATCCTTCGGATGACTGGATTCAAGGAGTACGACGCCAGCTATTTCATCCGAATACTGCCGGGCGAACAAATTGGCATATAGTCCTCCCAGAGAGTGCCCAACCAGAATATAGGGAGGATTCACCCCGATTTCCCGAAGCAGTTCTCTGAGTGAGTCAACGACGGCTTGACCATGCTGGGGGACTGCCGGCTTCTGGCTGCCGCCTACCCCGAACCGGTTATAGGCCACAACCGTGGACTGCTCGGCAATCTCATGAAAAATTTTAAACCATCCCTCGATGGGGCCGCTTCCGCCGTTGATGAGAATGACAGCGGGGGTTCCTTCGCCGGATTTAGCATATTCCATTGTCCCGTAAGCTGTCTGGATTTTGTTTTTGCCGATTGAATTCATCCTACACCTCTTCCTGCTGGTTGCCTTATATTATTTTATACGCATGGCCATTACTCGGGATGCGTTTATTATTTGCCGCAAAAAATCGCAATATCGGGACCTTGGGAAAGCCCGGGACACCGACCAGGTACATGGTCAGGGTTCCCAACGCAGCTCGCATGCAGCTTCATCACCGGGGAAATTTCGTGTTCCACTCTCTTTCCTTTTACATTTTCCACGTCTTTTTAACTCCTTTTTCGCACGGTTTTAAAATCCGCGTTGTTTTCCTTAATTATATTAGGTATCTCTAAATGGACTCTAAACACAATCTAAAAAAAGCATAAAGTAAACTGTAAAAGTATAATCGAACATTATCGCTTCCAACAATGTGAGAAATCCCTGGAAATTAGGATTATTATAAGTCTATACTTTTTATGGATATTTCTATATCTTATACATGCGGTTCGAAATACAAGAAATGGTGGTGAAACCGAATTACATACGTCGGTCGGTTGAAGGTGTTGTTGATCAGTAATTACTTTAAGTGCTTTCGAGATGCCTTATCTATTCTTTATCGAGTTGAACGGCGGCCAGTAGTAGTCTTGGCTGCAGCTCTACTGGTATCAGTTCCCATCATGCCGGCTGAACTTCTGCTGGTCAAAACCTTGATTGACCGGATTCAAGGATGGACCGCACCTGATTCGTTGGGGCCTATTCTTCTGGTGGCTGCTTGGTTAGGAGTACTTATGTTTGTGAATAACATTGCTCTGGGAGTGCCGATACCGCTCGCGATGACGCGATTGAATGAAATTGGAACCCTAGAGGAACAGCGGATGCTGATGAAAAAAACCTCACTGCTTCCGATAGCGGCCGTTGAATCGCCGAATATTAAGGATCTGCGGGAACGGGCGGTGCAGGTTTCGCTTTATGAAATTTATAATACAGGCGTTCAAGTCTTACAGATGTCACTGCAGTTAGCCGTATTGATTACAGTCATGCTCGGATTCGGCCAATGGATTCCGGTAGCTGCCGCTGTTGCGGCCGCACTACTATTAACTTATGTATCCGGTAGAACGGAGGAAAGTCTTGAAGATTTGGCGCGAAAACAGACCCCCGATCGCAGATTACTGCAGCATTATGCCGAACTAATGACTGAACGGAACGGAGCCAAAGAAATCCGCTTGTTTGGGCTAGATCGTTTATTAACTGAAAGGTGGACGCTTTTGATAGAGCAGCAATCCAATGAAACGATGAATGCAGTTCGTTCTTCGGAAATTCGTAAAATTGGACCCGAGCTGCTGATGGCTCTGCTCGCCGGACTCCTTTTGGCATTGGTTGTAGTATTGCCTGGCGCGAATAAGCTGACTGCCGGAGATTTTGCTCTATTGTTTATTGCGTTGACAATGTTGTTATCCCAGCTGCCGGGTTTGATCGGACAAAGTGTTGCTATGCGGAGACTATATATGAAGTGGGAAGATTTCAGAGCTTATCTGGATCTGGAAGAAGAAGTGAACCTCAAGCCGGCGAATCATTTAATCTCTAACGACTCCCCGGACAGCTTACAATTGCAAGTCCGTGAACTCGGGTTCCGCTATCCGGGTGCTAATCGAGACACGTTAAGCGGGATCAGCTTTACAATTCCCCGAGGATGCCGCGCCGCCTTGGTCGGTGAAAACGGTTCGGGAAAATCCACCCTGATCAAACTGTTATTGGGCTTTTACCCACCGAATAAAGGGGAAATCATATGGAGTGATTTAAGAAATGTATCCGTAGTGCTCCAGGATTTTACCCGAATGTATTTGACTCTCAGGGAAAACGTGGCGCTTGGCAAGCTGACAGAAATCGATCAGGATTTAATCTTGCAAAAGTCACTTCGGTCCGCAGGAAGCAAATTCTCTGATTTGAATATGCAGCTCGGCGTGTCATTCGGAGGGGTCGAGCCATCCGGTGGTGAATGGCAGAAGATTGCCACCGCCCGTGCAATACTTAAGGATGCGGACTTCGTGTTATTCGATGAGCCCACAGCTGCACTTGATCCTCAAGCAGAGAAGGAAGCATTCGAGTTGTTCTTGCGTGTAACCAAAGGCCGATCAGCGCTTCTAGTCACACATAGACTAGGGGCAGCGAAGCTGGCGGATTTAATATTTGTCATGAAGGATGGCCAGCTTGTGGAGCAAGGGACGCATGACGAGTTAATACAGAGAAGCGGCCCTTACCGCCGCATGTTCAACCTACAGGCATCGTGGTATATCTGAGGAGGGTGGGAGCGAATGGACAACAATTCCCGTTCAGCGGTTAGGGGCAGCATCTTTCTCCTAGCTTACCGGATTTGGCGCAGCATGCCCGTCCTGTTACCGGTATGGCTGGGCATTCCTTTATTGCTCGGGGTACTTATCGTACCGGTGTTCTCGGCTCAGCGAGCACTCGTCGATTTGTTCATGGGGGGGAGAGCGGGACGAGAATGGGCGGAGCTGCTGCTGCTTGCTTGGTCACCTCTTGCAGTAATTACCGGCATATCCTTGCTCCGTGCAGCACTTTCCGCCTTGCATAACGTCGTCGATGCCAGATTTCGGGATCGGGCAACTATGCAAATTCAGTCAGAAGTTCATCAAAAGGCGGTTAGTGTACCGCTGGAACGGATGGAACAAGCGGAATACTATGACCGGCTGCAAAGGGCAAAGGGTGTCGCGGGTACGGATTTGTTCGGCGTGCTGCACAATGTGATCGCCTTACTCCGTTTGTTGTTCGAGTTTATCGGACTTTTTATTGTGGCGTGGTTAGCTCATCCAATTATCGGAGCTTTGCTGATGGTTGTATTCTCCTTATCGTTCGCCGTCCGGTTGGAATCGGATATTGTCGTACGCCGGCTGAACCGTGATTTAACTCAATCGGGTCGACAGTCCGACTATTTACGAGAAGCCCTGA
This is a stretch of genomic DNA from Paenibacillus sp. sptzw28. It encodes these proteins:
- a CDS encoding carbohydrate ABC transporter permease, whose protein sequence is MAHHSQVSAASAEKPKASAMAGLLYNRKITPYLFVLPFLLSFAVFFAYPVLSAINMSFQSVLPGQVKYIGLANYKDLWNPTFLKAIINSTKYTFYSIMILIPIPLILAVFLNSKVMVARNFFRSTLFIPALTSVVVAGTIFRLAFGELEGSLMNTIITSLGFEKQRWLGKEHLAMFTLVILASWRWIGINLLYFLAGLQNIPKELYESAEIDGASKWDKFARITVPLLKPISIYVFTISIYGGYSMFTESFMLWNGNRSPNDIGLTIVGYLYRNGLEQNNLGLGSAVGIALLAAMFIITILQLKLFGMFKKEE
- a CDS encoding carbohydrate ABC transporter permease codes for the protein METAEKTKWSLNTILLLLLFIVFAAFALFPLVTLAIASFKPAQELMRFGLNLKLSPEIFSFKNYVYLFSGESLYLTWYKNSLVITAVFTILCMLFSSMVGYGLAVYNFKFRNLIFALVLVTMMVPIEIIMLPLYKLSINLKLINTMWGVILPFVAAPLPIFFFRQYAGGLPRDFLDAARVDGTTEFGIYFRIMMPLMAPAFSSMAILQALFCWNNFLWPLIVLRTTEQLTIPIGLATLLTPYGNNFDMLISGAVMAIIPILIVFLFFQKYFIEGMTAGGVKG
- a CDS encoding alpha/beta fold hydrolase, with amino-acid sequence MNSIGKNKIQTAYGTMEYAKSGEGTPAVILINGGSGPIEGWFKIFHEIAEQSTVVAYNRFGVGGSQKPAVPQHGQAVVDSLRELLREIGVNPPYILVGHSLGGLYANLFARQYSDEIAGVVLLESSHPKDLTINETQPPFIRRLNQLLGIFDSFSPHRKWNEVHYVEETINQLAQSAPFPEVPLFVVSGGKKPPMMPESAFAIRKENQLDFVRLNQRGTHLIADSSGHFPQLSEPEIVLRAIRECIHTVRNMQR
- a CDS encoding ABC transporter ATP-binding protein, with product MPAELLLVKTLIDRIQGWTAPDSLGPILLVAAWLGVLMFVNNIALGVPIPLAMTRLNEIGTLEEQRMLMKKTSLLPIAAVESPNIKDLRERAVQVSLYEIYNTGVQVLQMSLQLAVLITVMLGFGQWIPVAAAVAAALLLTYVSGRTEESLEDLARKQTPDRRLLQHYAELMTERNGAKEIRLFGLDRLLTERWTLLIEQQSNETMNAVRSSEIRKIGPELLMALLAGLLLALVVVLPGANKLTAGDFALLFIALTMLLSQLPGLIGQSVAMRRLYMKWEDFRAYLDLEEEVNLKPANHLISNDSPDSLQLQVRELGFRYPGANRDTLSGISFTIPRGCRAALVGENGSGKSTLIKLLLGFYPPNKGEIIWSDLRNVSVVLQDFTRMYLTLRENVALGKLTEIDQDLILQKSLRSAGSKFSDLNMQLGVSFGGVEPSGGEWQKIATARAILKDADFVLFDEPTAALDPQAEKEAFELFLRVTKGRSALLVTHRLGAAKLADLIFVMKDGQLVEQGTHDELIQRSGPYRRMFNLQASWYI